In Oscillatoria sp. FACHB-1406, the DNA window CTTCTTCTGCTACATTCGCCGCATAAATAATCGGCTTTTTCGTCAGCAATCCGAGCGGTTTAATCGCTTTTTCCTCTTCTTCGTTTAAACTGATGCTGCGTGCGGGTTGCCCTTCGTTCAAAACGGCAATGATTTTTTCAAGGGCTTCAACTTCTACTGCCGCTTCTTTCGGATTAGATTTAGCTTGCTTGCGAGCGCGATCGATTCTTTTTTCAACTTGTGATAAATCGGATAATGCCAATTCTAAATTAATGACTTCGATATCGCGCGCCGGATCGACAGAACCGGAAACATGAATAATATCGTCATTTTCAAAGCAGCGAACGACGTGAACAATGGCATCAACTTCGCGAATATTGGCTAAAAATTGATTGCCCAATCCTTCGCCTTTACTCGCACCTTTCACTAAACCAGCAATATCGACAAACTCAATCCGCGTCGGGACAATTTGCGCCGATTTCGAGATTTTTGCTAAAACATTGAGGCGTTCGTCCGGAACGGCAACTACGCCGACGTTGGGTTCGATGGTACAAAAAGGAAAGTTTGCCGCATCTGCTTTCGCATTTTCGACGAGGGCGTTAAATAGGGTAGATTTTCCAACATTGGGCAGTCCGACAATTCCAGCTTGAAGCATGATTTAAATAAGAGATTACAACTTAGTATTTTTTGGTGCAACTGACTATTATAGCGGTTCTGATTCCAAGATTTTAAGCAAGAGAGACTTTCTTGCGCGCG includes these proteins:
- the ychF gene encoding redox-regulated ATPase YchF, with amino-acid sequence MLQAGIVGLPNVGKSTLFNALVENAKADAANFPFCTIEPNVGVVAVPDERLNVLAKISKSAQIVPTRIEFVDIAGLVKGASKGEGLGNQFLANIREVDAIVHVVRCFENDDIIHVSGSVDPARDIEVINLELALSDLSQVEKRIDRARKQAKSNPKEAAVEVEALEKIIAVLNEGQPARSISLNEEEEKAIKPLGLLTKKPIIYAANVAEEDLATGNEWVEAVRKIADTENAKVVIISAQVESELIELPEEERGDFLEALGVTEGGLKSLIRATYDLLGLRTYLTTGDKETRAWTIIAGMTAPQAAGVIHSDFERCFIRAETVAYNDLVTCGSMSGAKEKGLVRAEGKEYVVKEGDVLLFRTSA